The DNA region CTTGAGAAGGGCGTAAACACGGTCGCGTCCGCAGTCAAAGTCACACTGGGTCCCAAAGGCCGCAACGTTGTGCTCGAGCGCAAGTTTGGGTCCCCGGTCATCACGAAGGACGGTGTAACCGTCGCCAAGGAAATCGAGCTCGAGGACGCGTACGAGAATATGGGGGCGCAATTGTGCAAGGAAGTCGCCTCTAAGACCAATGATGTCGCCGGAGACGGCACTACGACCGCGACAGTCCTCGCTCAGGTCATCGTCCACGAAGGCCTGCGGAATGTCACCGCAGGCGCCAACCCCATGTTCCTGAAGAGGGGCATCGACAGGGCCGTATCAGTTGTCGTCGACGAACTCAAGAAACTCTCTATCCCCGTCGTGGGGAAGGAAGACATCGCCCACGTCGCGTCCATTGCAGGCAACGAGGATGCCATCGGCCAGTGGATCGCCGAGGCCATGGATAAGGTCGGCAAAGACGGGGTCATCACAGTCGAGGAGTCCAAAGGGCTCGAAACCACCGTCGAACAGGTCGAAG from Bacillota bacterium includes:
- the groEL gene encoding chaperonin GroEL, producing the protein MGAKQLAFNADARTSLEKGVNTVASAVKVTLGPKGRNVVLERKFGSPVITKDGVTVAKEIELEDAYENMGAQLCKEVASKTNDVAGDGTTTATVLAQVIVHEGLRNVTAGANPMFLKRGIDRAVSVVVDELKKLSIPVVGKEDIAHVASIAGNEDAIGQWIAEAMDKVGKDGVITVEESKGLETTVEQVEGMEFDKGYISPYFVTNAEAMEAVLEDPYILIHEKKIS